The following are encoded in a window of Polynucleobacter sp. VK25 genomic DNA:
- a CDS encoding transglutaminase family protein: MLLEITHDTRYSYDPDVEIAQHFAHLKPTDLETQRILKSEVQVSPRPSWSEENIDSHGNVCTFFSLQNRHSELLITAKSLIETTATEYGPKPQETAPWELVREYFRYHSNTQWDAASEFLFTSPFITLRPEFAEFARANFTAGRPVLEAAIDLMKRIYSEFHYVSKSTDINTPALEALNKREGVCQDFAHILIASLRSIGIPAKYISGYILTNPAPGQARLIGGDASHAWASVYVPSMDENGILGKGIWCDLDPTNNRWGFVTPGEDYVHLAQGRDYSDVSPIRGVIHGGADHTLEVAVTVMPINS; encoded by the coding sequence ATGTTGCTAGAAATTACCCACGATACTCGCTACTCGTATGATCCTGATGTTGAGATTGCCCAACATTTTGCCCACCTCAAACCGACTGATCTAGAGACACAACGGATATTAAAGTCCGAAGTTCAGGTGAGCCCGAGGCCTTCTTGGAGCGAAGAGAATATAGATAGCCATGGAAATGTTTGCACCTTCTTTTCTTTGCAGAATAGACACAGTGAATTACTCATTACAGCCAAATCACTGATCGAGACTACAGCTACTGAATATGGCCCCAAGCCCCAGGAAACTGCACCCTGGGAGCTAGTACGCGAATACTTCCGCTATCACTCCAATACCCAATGGGATGCTGCCTCAGAATTTCTATTTACATCTCCATTCATTACTTTGAGACCAGAGTTTGCAGAATTTGCGAGGGCTAATTTCACGGCCGGGAGACCAGTACTAGAAGCGGCGATTGATTTAATGAAGCGCATCTATAGTGAATTCCATTACGTTAGTAAAAGTACTGACATCAACACCCCCGCGCTAGAGGCGCTGAATAAGCGAGAAGGCGTATGTCAGGACTTCGCACATATTTTGATTGCGTCGCTCCGCAGTATCGGCATACCAGCAAAATATATAAGCGGCTATATTCTGACCAATCCTGCACCCGGTCAAGCAAGGCTGATTGGCGGAGATGCTTCGCATGCTTGGGCATCAGTTTATGTCCCCAGCATGGATGAAAACGGCATCCTAGGTAAGGGTATTTGGTGTGATCTAGATCCAACCAATAATCGCTGGGGCTTCGTAACTCCTGGGGAAGATTATGTTCACTTGGCCCAAGGAAGAGACTACTCAGATGTCTCCCCTATTCGCGGGGTAATACATGGTGGAGCAGACCATACGCTAGAGGTAGCGGTAACGGTGATGCCTATTAACTCTTAG
- a CDS encoding FMN-binding glutamate synthase family protein — MAMSPNKYIPIRYIPFGLCILGAIVSFASLQLYPQAWNFFLLFGFLSFVGMYDVSQTKIAILRNYPVIGHLRFMLEFIRPEIRQYFIEGDNDETPFSKEQRTLVYSRAKAVPDQIPFGTTLDVMAPGYQWINQSLAPTRLPSHDFRVEIGGKDCIQKYSASIFNISAMSFGSLSANAILALNLGAKKGGFAHDTGEGSISQYHRVHGGDLIWEIGSGYFGCRNSDGTFSESKYAENALDPQVKMIEIKLSQGAKPGHGGILPGSKVTAEIAAARGVKEGEACISPASHSAFSTPLELIYFVKKLRDLSGGKPVGFKFCVGHPWEWFGIVKAMLETGIYPDFIVVDGSEGGTGASPVEFTNHVGTPLQEGLRLVHNTLVGVNLRDQIKIGCAGKIISAFDMAVAFALGADWCNSARGFMFSIGCIQAQVCNTGNCPTGVTTQNALRQKALVVPNKAERVYNFHNETLKTLKELVEAAGLHHPSEIDAPHIIRRINKHEVRLLSFLLPEMPAGLLLKAEHIDPSLNLPRVFELYWNRSQSQSFATLKN, encoded by the coding sequence ATGGCCATGTCCCCTAATAAATACATACCTATTCGATATATTCCATTTGGCCTTTGTATCTTGGGGGCTATCGTGAGTTTTGCCTCTTTGCAACTGTACCCACAGGCTTGGAATTTTTTCCTACTCTTTGGCTTTCTGTCATTCGTGGGCATGTATGACGTCTCACAAACCAAAATAGCCATTCTTCGTAACTATCCTGTTATAGGTCATTTGCGCTTCATGCTCGAATTTATTCGTCCTGAAATTCGCCAGTACTTTATCGAGGGTGACAATGATGAAACCCCTTTCTCAAAAGAGCAGCGCACATTAGTCTATTCACGCGCTAAGGCTGTACCGGATCAAATTCCTTTCGGCACCACTCTGGATGTCATGGCCCCTGGCTATCAATGGATTAATCAATCATTGGCCCCTACCCGCTTACCTAGTCATGATTTCCGGGTCGAGATTGGCGGTAAAGATTGCATACAGAAATATTCAGCCAGTATTTTTAATATCTCGGCAATGAGCTTTGGGTCACTTAGTGCCAACGCTATATTGGCTTTAAATCTTGGCGCTAAAAAGGGTGGCTTTGCTCATGACACCGGAGAAGGCTCCATCTCGCAATACCATCGTGTGCATGGTGGCGATCTCATCTGGGAAATTGGTTCGGGCTACTTTGGCTGCCGCAATTCCGACGGCACTTTTAGTGAAAGTAAATATGCGGAGAATGCCTTAGACCCTCAGGTCAAAATGATTGAGATCAAGCTCAGTCAAGGCGCTAAGCCTGGTCATGGCGGCATCTTGCCAGGCTCTAAGGTAACGGCTGAGATCGCTGCTGCGCGTGGTGTCAAGGAGGGTGAGGCCTGTATCTCGCCTGCCTCACATAGCGCATTCTCAACTCCGCTTGAGCTCATTTACTTTGTGAAGAAATTACGTGATCTGTCTGGCGGTAAGCCAGTTGGTTTTAAATTTTGTGTTGGCCATCCGTGGGAATGGTTTGGCATTGTTAAGGCTATGCTGGAAACTGGTATTTATCCAGACTTCATCGTGGTAGACGGCTCTGAGGGTGGAACAGGCGCATCGCCAGTGGAGTTTACCAATCACGTGGGCACACCACTGCAAGAAGGTCTTCGTCTGGTTCATAACACCCTAGTGGGTGTAAATCTAAGAGATCAAATCAAAATTGGCTGCGCTGGTAAGATCATTAGCGCCTTTGATATGGCTGTGGCTTTTGCTTTAGGTGCCGATTGGTGCAATAGTGCACGCGGCTTTATGTTCTCGATTGGCTGCATCCAGGCTCAGGTATGCAATACAGGCAACTGTCCTACTGGCGTCACCACACAGAATGCATTGCGCCAGAAAGCTCTAGTGGTACCCAACAAGGCAGAACGAGTATATAACTTTCATAATGAAACCTTGAAGACCTTGAAAGAACTGGTCGAGGCGGCCGGCTTACATCACCCTAGTGAAATTGATGCCCCTCATATCATTCGACGCATTAACAAGCATGAAGTGCGCCTTCTATCTTTCCTATTGCCAGAGATGCCTGCCGGCCTGTTACTCAAGGCAGAACACATAGATCCAAGTCTGAATCTGCCCAGGGTATTTGAGCTGTATTGGAATCGCTCCCAATCCCAAAGCTTTGCTACTTTAAAGAATTAA
- a CDS encoding pseudouridine synthase, with translation MSTKVNSEGVSASRVYLPADQAHLNLLQFFIEQFPHIPKDEWEQRFDEGLILDQDGQALPANSPYLPNTHLLYFRRLAREPNIPFEERILFQDEHILVADKPHFLPVTPSGLYLHQTLLNRLKKRAGIQTLSPIHRIDRDTAGLVIFSIKPDERAQYQNLFRDRAVNKVYEAIAPYSEGLEKKLPMTYQSRLEESEHFLQMQEVVGESNADTFIELIEKNKSWAKYRLTPGSGKKHQLRCHLNALSIPIKHDQIYPVLTPYQEYDLDFSKPLQLLAKEITFEDPATGDLRSFKSLQQLIL, from the coding sequence ATGAGCACAAAAGTTAATTCAGAAGGAGTCTCAGCATCGCGGGTGTATTTGCCTGCCGATCAAGCCCATCTGAATTTGCTGCAATTCTTTATAGAGCAATTCCCTCACATTCCAAAAGATGAGTGGGAGCAACGTTTCGATGAAGGCCTCATCCTAGATCAAGACGGCCAAGCTCTGCCCGCAAACAGTCCTTACCTACCAAATACCCACCTTCTGTACTTTAGGCGTCTTGCTCGTGAGCCTAACATTCCATTTGAAGAGCGGATTCTCTTTCAGGACGAACATATTTTGGTTGCAGATAAACCCCATTTTTTGCCGGTAACGCCAAGTGGACTTTACCTGCATCAAACCTTATTAAATAGACTTAAGAAAAGAGCGGGCATCCAAACACTCAGTCCCATTCATCGGATTGATCGCGACACTGCTGGCTTGGTCATTTTTTCTATAAAGCCTGATGAAAGAGCTCAATACCAAAATTTGTTCAGGGATAGAGCAGTCAACAAAGTTTATGAGGCAATAGCGCCATACTCTGAGGGCCTGGAAAAAAAACTTCCCATGACTTATCAAAGCCGCCTTGAAGAATCAGAACATTTTCTGCAGATGCAGGAGGTGGTAGGTGAGTCAAACGCAGACACATTTATCGAGCTCATAGAAAAAAATAAGTCATGGGCTAAATACCGATTAACACCAGGTAGCGGCAAAAAGCATCAATTGCGTTGTCATCTCAATGCTCTAAGTATTCCAATAAAGCATGATCAGATTTATCCTGTTCTCACACCGTATCAAGAATACGACTTAGATTTCTCTAAGCCATTACAGTTATTGGCCAAAGAAATTACATTTGAAGACCCAGCAACGGGAGACCTAAGATCATTCAAGAGCCTTCAACAATTAATTCTTTAA
- a CDS encoding DUF2126 domain-containing protein, with translation MSIHAALHHVTEYIYDRPVKLGPQVIRLRPAPHCRSHILSYSLKIEPEGHFINWQQDPFSNYQARLVFPEPTTRFKVTVDLVTEMAVYNPFDFFLEPDAEDYPFTYSQDLKKELRPYLGKKRNDGINKYFKTVDRSKMRTIDFLVALNQKVHKDIGYTIRMEPGVQTPEETLKLRSGSCRDSAWLMVNLLRLCGLASRFVSGYLIQLKPDVKALDGPSGTEVDFTDLHAWCEVYLPGAGWIGLDPTSGLFAGEGHIPVACTPEPSGAAPIEGGVDECEVQFAHSMEVTRIYEAPRVTKPYTEEQWQAIVDLGHQVDKQLVAGDVRLTMGGEPTFVSVNGRDEREWNVDALGPTKRGYATDLVEKLRKEYGDGGFLHFGQGKWYPGEQLPRWALSIYWRADGQPIWKNPKLFADERHPTNYTSKDAEKFVYTLSKKLGLADKFIEPAYEDVFYYLWRESKLPVNVDPFKSNLDDEMERTRLKRVFTQKLDSVVGYVLPIEANEGKNYLDTAWKTGPWEYRDDRLYLLPGDSPMGYRLPLESLPWVSKADYPYLIEQDPFAPRPPLNSQASIVHQQQPVRKEFTTSGKTIWSQSQEVRHPKRQESAAWVTRTAMCVEARDPMRSNGPKAENEHGGKSGVLYVFMPPLARLEDYLNLLQAVEATAEELQFQIVLEGYTPPRDPRLKLLQVTPDPGVIEVNIHPAHNWGELVEHTEFLYQAAFESRLSAEKFMADGRHTGTGGGNHFVMGGATPIDSPFLRKPELLASLILYWHNHPSLSYLFSGMFIGPTSQAPRVDEARNDQIYELEIALKEIRKNRKKFGQSMPPWLVDRTLRNILIDVTGNTHRSEFCIDKMYSPDSQTGRLGLLELRAFEMPPHAHMSIVQQLLIRALIARFWDKPYEAPMTRWGTELHDRCLLPTFIKMDFDDVIQEMQKHGYDFKPEWFAPHLEFRFPLIGQVQTMGTEITLRNALEPWHVMGEENAAGGTARYVDSSLERIELRVTGLNQSRYTITCNGEPLPLQPTGVAGEYVAGVRYKAWNPPSSLHPSIGIHVPLIFDVIDTWNKRSVGGCQYHVAHPGGRNYDNFPINAYEAESRRLSRFFRMGHTPGTNEGVQANIDLPASKEFPFTLDMRR, from the coding sequence ATGTCTATACACGCTGCCCTACACCACGTCACCGAATATATATATGACCGCCCAGTCAAACTGGGACCGCAGGTAATTCGTCTGCGACCGGCACCTCATTGCCGCAGTCATATTCTTTCCTACTCTCTCAAGATTGAGCCTGAAGGTCATTTCATTAACTGGCAACAAGACCCATTTTCAAACTATCAAGCTCGTTTGGTTTTTCCTGAACCAACGACACGCTTTAAGGTTACTGTAGATCTGGTAACAGAGATGGCGGTATATAACCCATTTGATTTCTTTTTAGAGCCAGATGCTGAAGACTACCCCTTTACCTACAGCCAAGATCTGAAGAAAGAGTTACGCCCTTACCTCGGTAAAAAGAGAAATGACGGCATCAACAAATACTTTAAAACGGTTGATCGCAGCAAGATGCGCACTATCGATTTTTTAGTTGCACTCAATCAAAAAGTTCACAAGGATATTGGCTACACCATTCGAATGGAGCCTGGAGTACAGACCCCAGAAGAGACGTTAAAACTTCGCAGTGGTTCTTGTCGTGACTCTGCTTGGTTAATGGTGAATCTCTTGCGTCTTTGCGGACTCGCGTCGCGCTTTGTTTCAGGCTACCTCATTCAGCTCAAGCCAGATGTCAAGGCGCTTGATGGACCGAGTGGAACAGAGGTAGATTTCACTGACTTGCATGCCTGGTGCGAGGTGTATTTGCCAGGCGCTGGCTGGATTGGCTTAGACCCAACTTCCGGCCTATTTGCTGGCGAGGGGCATATCCCTGTTGCCTGCACGCCTGAACCTTCAGGTGCAGCCCCGATTGAAGGTGGTGTTGACGAATGTGAAGTGCAGTTTGCTCACTCCATGGAGGTTACTCGCATTTATGAAGCACCCCGAGTAACCAAACCGTACACCGAAGAACAGTGGCAAGCGATTGTTGATCTGGGCCATCAAGTTGATAAGCAATTGGTTGCGGGTGACGTTCGCTTGACCATGGGTGGTGAGCCTACTTTTGTATCCGTTAATGGACGTGATGAACGTGAATGGAATGTAGATGCATTAGGACCAACGAAGCGGGGTTACGCAACCGATTTAGTAGAAAAACTTCGCAAAGAATATGGCGATGGTGGCTTCCTTCATTTTGGTCAAGGCAAATGGTATCCAGGAGAACAACTCCCTCGTTGGGCTTTGTCAATCTACTGGAGGGCTGATGGGCAGCCTATCTGGAAAAATCCCAAACTCTTCGCCGATGAACGCCATCCTACGAATTACACCAGCAAAGATGCTGAGAAATTTGTCTACACACTTTCCAAAAAATTAGGTTTAGCGGATAAATTTATCGAACCTGCTTATGAGGATGTTTTTTATTACCTCTGGCGGGAATCTAAACTACCTGTCAACGTTGACCCCTTCAAATCAAACCTAGACGATGAGATGGAGCGCACTCGCTTAAAGCGGGTCTTCACGCAGAAATTAGATTCTGTGGTGGGCTACGTTCTCCCTATCGAAGCGAATGAAGGAAAGAATTACCTAGATACCGCTTGGAAGACGGGTCCTTGGGAATATCGTGATGATCGTCTTTATCTGCTACCAGGGGATTCGCCAATGGGCTATCGACTCCCCCTGGAGTCACTACCCTGGGTTAGTAAAGCAGATTATCCCTATCTCATCGAGCAAGATCCATTTGCTCCTAGACCGCCATTAAACAGTCAAGCGTCAATTGTTCACCAACAACAACCAGTCCGTAAAGAATTTACAACATCTGGCAAAACGATTTGGAGTCAGTCACAAGAAGTAAGACATCCAAAACGTCAAGAATCAGCTGCATGGGTTACCAGAACAGCGATGTGCGTAGAAGCGCGTGATCCAATGCGCTCCAATGGACCCAAGGCTGAGAATGAGCATGGTGGTAAGTCAGGCGTGCTGTATGTCTTTATGCCCCCACTCGCCCGTCTTGAAGACTATCTTAATTTATTGCAGGCAGTAGAAGCCACCGCCGAAGAGCTTCAGTTTCAAATTGTATTGGAGGGATATACCCCGCCACGCGATCCACGCTTGAAGTTATTACAAGTGACACCAGATCCAGGGGTCATTGAAGTGAATATTCATCCAGCCCATAACTGGGGCGAGTTAGTTGAGCATACGGAATTCTTATATCAAGCCGCTTTTGAATCTCGCCTTTCTGCTGAGAAATTTATGGCAGATGGCCGCCATACCGGTACAGGTGGTGGCAATCACTTTGTGATGGGTGGTGCGACACCGATTGATAGCCCGTTCTTACGCAAGCCTGAACTCTTAGCAAGTCTGATTTTGTATTGGCATAACCACCCAAGCTTGAGCTATCTCTTTAGCGGCATGTTTATTGGACCAACAAGTCAAGCGCCTCGAGTGGATGAAGCACGCAATGACCAAATCTACGAATTAGAAATCGCGCTGAAAGAAATTCGAAAGAATCGCAAGAAGTTTGGCCAAAGCATGCCGCCATGGCTGGTCGATAGAACCCTACGCAATATCCTGATTGATGTCACTGGCAACACCCATCGTAGCGAGTTCTGTATCGATAAGATGTATTCACCAGATAGTCAAACGGGTCGCTTAGGCTTACTAGAATTACGTGCTTTTGAAATGCCTCCACATGCACATATGAGCATTGTCCAGCAATTACTCATTCGTGCCTTGATAGCTCGCTTCTGGGATAAGCCTTACGAAGCACCAATGACGCGCTGGGGAACTGAACTCCATGACCGCTGTCTCTTACCAACATTTATCAAAATGGACTTTGATGATGTCATTCAAGAGATGCAAAAGCATGGTTACGACTTTAAGCCGGAGTGGTTTGCACCTCACCTTGAGTTCCGCTTCCCGCTCATTGGACAAGTACAAACGATGGGCACAGAAATCACCCTACGCAATGCGCTTGAACCATGGCATGTTATGGGCGAGGAAAATGCTGCAGGCGGCACCGCACGCTATGTTGACTCCTCATTAGAGAGAATTGAGTTACGTGTTACTGGCTTAAATCAAAGTCGCTACACCATCACCTGCAATGGCGAGCCTTTGCCACTCCAACCAACAGGAGTTGCGGGAGAGTATGTGGCAGGCGTTCGTTATAAGGCTTGGAATCCTCCATCCAGTCTGCACCCGAGTATTGGTATCCATGTTCCATTGATTTTTGATGTGATCGATACCTGGAATAAACGCTCTGTAGGGGGCTGCCAATACCACGTTGCCCACCCTGGAGGCCGAAACTACGATAACTTCCCTATCAATGCCTATGAGGCAGAGAGTCGCCGCCTTTCTCGCTTCTTCAGGATGGGCCATACCCCAGGAACAAATGAAGGGGTTCAGGCGAATATTGATCTCCCAGCTAGTAAGGAATTTCCATTTACGCTGGATATGCGGCGATGA
- the scpB gene encoding methylmalonyl-CoA decarboxylase, producing the protein MNYQYIKTEQADLIATIRFNHYEKRNALSECLIEEMHHALEEFGKQDVRVLVLRSDQKNKVWSAGHDVMELPRSERDPLPADDPVMVLLQSIRAFRAPVIAMVDGSVWGASTDLIMSCDIAIGDHDSTFAITPAKLGLPYTASGILHFMSRMPLNVVKEMFLTADPIGADRALQIGILNHLYVSGELESKTYQMARTIASRSPQANSVLKAQAQMLSDAAVMNPAVFEHLQSLRKNVYMGSDYREGITAFLEKRDPVFGQAK; encoded by the coding sequence TTGAACTATCAATATATCAAAACAGAGCAAGCTGATTTAATTGCCACAATTCGGTTTAATCACTACGAAAAGCGTAATGCATTAAGTGAGTGCTTAATAGAGGAGATGCACCACGCGCTAGAAGAGTTTGGCAAGCAAGATGTGCGGGTCTTGGTTTTGAGATCAGATCAAAAGAATAAAGTTTGGTCTGCAGGTCATGATGTGATGGAATTACCTAGATCAGAGCGGGATCCCTTGCCCGCCGATGACCCTGTCATGGTTTTGCTTCAATCCATCAGGGCCTTTAGAGCGCCGGTGATAGCCATGGTAGATGGTTCGGTATGGGGCGCTTCGACTGATTTAATCATGAGTTGTGATATTGCTATTGGTGATCATGATTCCACCTTTGCAATTACACCAGCCAAGTTGGGTCTACCTTATACCGCAAGCGGCATTTTGCACTTCATGTCACGTATGCCCTTGAATGTTGTAAAAGAAATGTTCCTGACTGCTGACCCTATTGGCGCTGATCGGGCCTTGCAGATTGGCATCCTGAATCATCTGTATGTCTCAGGTGAACTAGAGTCCAAAACCTACCAAATGGCCCGAACCATTGCTTCACGTTCGCCTCAGGCTAACTCTGTGCTCAAAGCCCAAGCGCAAATGCTTTCTGATGCCGCAGTCATGAATCCCGCCGTATTTGAACACCTACAATCCTTGCGCAAGAATGTGTATATGGGAAGTGACTACCGAGAGGGTATTACTGCTTTCCTGGAAAAACGCGACCCAGTATTTGGTCAGGCCAAATAA
- a CDS encoding circularly permuted type 2 ATP-grasp protein, translated as MPKEGHFDELRGKSESLLPQWQTFFESLGPSGLSDLDQRTQELNRQIRDNGITYNVYADEFGPQRPWSVDLFPLLISPDSWQKIQSGVLQRARLLEAIMADVYGPQNLLKEGWIPPALIYGHPGYLRSMHGVELKNRKYLHIMAFDLARAPDGSWSVLSQRTQAPSGLGYLLENRNLIARQFPKAYELMQVAPLANAYRDLIDALKLESPAGANAHIALLTPGPYNETYFEHAYLARYLGLTLVEGGDLTVRDQHLFLKTVRGLEPVHILLKRLDDEFLDPLELRSDSTLGVPGLLQVIRAGNVVLANAPGSAFLESPALLGFLPSISERLLNEKVQLPAMDTWWCGERAALEAAIPNLGHSAIKPTFPHGTGHQSYESDLGCDLNQAQLDEWVGRITRQPDEHTVQTYIPLAQMPTWLNAFNINDASLIEPHSYMLRVFALSDGSNSWQVLPGGLARIASTDSGIASMQRGGSSADVWVQSPQPSQEQGQHLQHPIQAPEKMMRKRLVTSRAAENLYWFGRYTERSENILRLAKLYLENINSEYTPSRSLWSWLENLCHYYGLVPEGVPSNFDQSDMRHRIFERTLINSLNASDSVTSVGYNLNAMKRTASNVRERLSPEQWSTINHCIEQFQADCHKANTFNDFSSSLAIDALNGASSCLAAITGAQTDRMTRDDGWQLLSIGRHIERLAFLTNALDSAIVSGLLNNPNADSSGYTALLNLFDSTITFHAQHQQSREIAPLISLLVMDDENPRSLAWVSKALRARLSKLAGTERNSPDELTRSVINLLDYDLYTLSTADGFGNLSNLRNCLSNCSQSAWNVSDEISARYFNLILSNEYSIHM; from the coding sequence ATACCCAAAGAGGGACACTTTGATGAGTTACGAGGGAAATCAGAGTCTCTACTGCCTCAATGGCAAACCTTTTTTGAATCCCTTGGTCCCTCGGGGTTAAGCGATCTTGATCAACGTACCCAAGAACTCAATAGGCAGATTCGGGATAACGGCATTACGTATAACGTCTATGCCGATGAGTTTGGTCCGCAACGCCCTTGGTCGGTAGATTTATTTCCGCTCCTCATAAGCCCTGATTCTTGGCAAAAAATTCAGTCTGGAGTTTTGCAGCGAGCACGCTTACTCGAAGCGATTATGGCGGATGTGTATGGACCGCAAAATTTGCTTAAAGAAGGATGGATTCCTCCAGCATTAATTTATGGTCATCCCGGTTACTTACGCTCCATGCATGGCGTCGAGCTGAAAAACAGAAAATATCTTCACATCATGGCTTTTGATTTAGCCAGAGCACCTGATGGATCATGGTCAGTTCTGTCTCAACGCACCCAAGCACCTTCTGGTCTTGGATATCTTTTGGAAAATCGTAACCTGATTGCAAGGCAATTTCCTAAGGCATATGAGCTCATGCAGGTTGCCCCACTAGCCAATGCCTATAGAGACTTAATCGATGCATTGAAGCTTGAAAGCCCGGCAGGTGCAAATGCCCATATTGCTCTACTTACTCCAGGACCTTATAACGAGACCTACTTTGAGCACGCCTATCTCGCTCGTTACCTCGGCCTAACTTTGGTTGAAGGTGGTGATTTAACTGTACGCGATCAACATTTGTTTTTGAAAACAGTGCGCGGTTTAGAGCCTGTACATATTTTATTGAAGCGTTTGGATGATGAGTTTTTAGATCCTTTAGAACTTCGCTCTGATTCCACCCTTGGCGTCCCTGGTCTATTACAAGTGATACGCGCCGGAAATGTTGTATTAGCAAACGCGCCTGGCTCGGCCTTCCTAGAATCACCCGCACTATTAGGATTCCTGCCGTCGATTAGCGAGAGACTTTTAAATGAAAAAGTACAGCTTCCAGCAATGGATACCTGGTGGTGCGGTGAACGCGCTGCACTAGAGGCTGCGATTCCGAATTTAGGGCATAGTGCCATTAAGCCAACGTTTCCGCATGGTACAGGTCATCAAAGTTACGAATCCGATTTAGGCTGCGATCTAAATCAGGCTCAGTTAGATGAATGGGTGGGACGCATTACCAGGCAGCCCGATGAGCACACTGTGCAAACCTACATTCCATTGGCACAAATGCCAACCTGGTTAAATGCCTTTAACATCAATGATGCGTCTTTGATTGAGCCCCACTCATATATGTTGCGAGTCTTTGCCCTGAGTGATGGTTCTAATAGCTGGCAAGTATTGCCTGGTGGACTTGCCCGTATCGCAAGTACTGATTCAGGCATTGCTTCTATGCAACGAGGCGGTAGTAGTGCGGATGTATGGGTTCAAAGCCCGCAGCCCTCCCAAGAGCAAGGACAACATTTACAGCATCCGATTCAAGCCCCTGAAAAAATGATGCGCAAGCGCTTAGTTACCAGCCGCGCTGCCGAGAATCTCTATTGGTTTGGGCGCTATACCGAGCGCAGTGAAAATATTCTGCGCTTAGCCAAGCTTTATCTTGAAAATATTAATAGCGAATACACCCCTTCCCGTTCATTGTGGTCTTGGCTAGAAAACCTATGTCACTACTACGGACTTGTGCCTGAAGGTGTGCCAAGTAATTTTGACCAGAGTGATATGCGTCACCGAATTTTTGAGCGCACTTTAATTAACTCTCTCAATGCCAGCGACAGCGTCACCAGCGTGGGCTATAACCTGAATGCCATGAAACGCACGGCCTCTAATGTGAGGGAACGACTCTCCCCGGAGCAATGGAGCACCATCAATCATTGCATTGAGCAATTTCAGGCTGATTGCCATAAAGCTAATACCTTTAATGATTTTTCTTCCTCGCTCGCTATCGACGCTTTAAATGGTGCGAGTAGTTGCTTAGCGGCAATCACTGGCGCTCAAACTGACCGTATGACACGTGATGATGGCTGGCAACTACTTTCAATTGGCAGGCATATCGAGAGACTCGCCTTTCTGACAAACGCATTAGATTCAGCCATCGTTTCTGGCTTACTTAATAATCCAAATGCAGACAGCTCAGGTTATACCGCTCTACTCAATTTATTTGATAGCACGATCACCTTTCATGCACAGCATCAACAAAGTCGCGAGATAGCCCCTTTAATTAGCTTATTAGTGATGGATGATGAAAACCCACGTTCTCTGGCCTGGGTTAGTAAAGCGCTCCGCGCCAGACTTTCTAAACTTGCGGGCACCGAGAGAAATAGCCCGGATGAGCTAACCCGTAGTGTCATTAATCTACTAGATTACGACTTATATACCTTATCGACTGCCGATGGATTTGGCAATCTCTCCAACCTGAGAAACTGTTTGAGTAATTGCTCGCAATCTGCCTGGAATGTTTCAGATGAAATTAGCGCACGCTATTTCAATCTGATTCTCTCTAATGAATATAGTATCCACATGTAA